The genomic window gtaatagccgcaacgaCTTTGCTTATAGAGACCCTCGGAAGTGATATAAAATCTTCGCAGCACTTACGttgctatttaaaaaatttaaagaatatttcattttcatctgaattaaaattttcgtgTTCATAAACCGATGTTagacatttttacatttattatatctttTACAGGGAATACGATTTACACTACTCTTAGCAGCAAGTGGTAATTTCATTGGATCgttgttaaaagtattttcagcgcatccaaatttatttttacttggatTATTGGGTCAAACAATATCATCTGTGGCACAAGTATTTTTGTTAAGTATGCCACCAAAATTAGCTGGAATATGGTTTGATGCAAATCAAATAAGCATAGCGTGCACAATTGGTATAGTTGGATCTGAATTAGGTGTAGGGGCTAGTTGTTTATTCACACCGATGATTGTACAAGATCATGAAAATATAGACGATATTGGACacgatttatttatgttatttctgATTGTAGCTATAGCTACGTTTGTGATGCTAGTATTTACTATTTTCTGtgagtatttttaaagaataaacctcctttaatatttaaatcttaactgactttttccgttttttttttttgcatgaatGTATGTACTTGAAATGAGATCTCACCTTATATTGGCTgcatttatttgtgaaaaatttgtttttatcatttgCGAAAAATGTCGTCTAATCATAAAAACTTctatcaaaatcggtccatttGTTTTTGCGTTATGCTTTCAATCACACAAAAGTTGAAAACAAGCTTGAAATGCGTACAAAGGGAAGGGAAGGAAAGAAATGCCAAAACATGGCTGAGTATATTCTTTGAACCAAAAATTTCTGATTGGTCCTCTCTAGTTCAGAAATTCCTTATTTACAACTTGTAGAGTATAGACGAATATCAAAATCCTGCTtccatttaaaatgttttgaatttagATACTACTTTTGAACATTGtgttgaagaatttttttagttttccaggAAGAGCCTCTCATACCTCCAAGTGAagcacaaaaattgaaatatgaagGAATCTCGAATACGATTAAATCTTTTAAAGCTTTATTAACAAATCCACCATTTGTGATGTTACTTTTCGCTTTTGCTATATTTGACGGAATTTTGAACAGTGTTAATGCATTGTTAAATCCAACACTATTACCACATTTCCAAAATGTATGTACCTTTAGTTACCTTTTAAAAGCTTAGTTTTagtaattttgtgttttttttttaaaaagaatggtGAACGATTGGCTGGTTATGTTGGAGTTATTTGGGTTGTGTTTGGAATTTTTGGTTGCATTGTTTTTGGATTAATTCTAGACAAGACTAAAAAGTTCAAGTAAGTATATactcactattttttttaaaaacctacgAAACAGGCCTAtcattaaattctttatttgaGCTCTGTTTCGTTCTGATAAATAAGACCAAATCAAAGATTAGTTAAGGGTAGCtctatgtgtttttatttttttataaaatgggtattcggaaattttttgtatacctaTCTAGGTTCGGATATACATAATGATTTTCCAATACAATAAAAGAAACAGGCGTATTATTGGCGTcttaaatacaaaagttgtattttttcaattttttatttctacaaaaGGCAGGCATATTTCTTTattctattgaaaaaaaagtaacataGCAAATACCTCAATATGTAgtatacttataaaataaaagcgtTTTAGCAGCTTTTAATTTAAACGCAAGTTAAATTTGACCCGATTTCCgaagagctgaaatttttattacatacttAAATCGGATGACAATGTATGGACTCCAGATAGCATGACTTGATTTTGCCATTTCTTCCACCTTATTTGAGAcacgttttttagttttaaataaaaatttaaataaattctttattagggcaagcttttattatactaaaaagtagcaaatattttttcttatgagTCAATcattaattactatttattatagcTCGAGACTCTTCGAATCAtcctttgatattttaaattgagcgtgcCCAGTTTTTACTAATAAAGTCATACTAACaattattttctgctttttagtgcaataaaaatCTTTTCCATAAAAATAGACTCAAATAgatgttttcgaaaagtttGAAGGCCttagaaattgaaaaagaaaagaaaataagatTAATGTACATGCGTTTTTCTATAGAAACGGCATACCTACAGGtttcaaagaatatttcaaCGATAAATTGCttgaaaagttaaaaaccaATTATGTTGTGGTCTGCTGGATTTGTTGCAGTTACTATTAGCTTTTTCCATCTTGTAAAGAGGAAAAGATTTTGTGATTTCGATCTGgtcttatttatcaaaataaaaaacctatggtgtttttatacaaaaatctaaCTAGAAAAGCTATTTAAAGGAAAATTGTATACGAAGTAGCTTTTAGCGCCCTTATTTTTACCTTCCAAAAAGAAGCTCACTCGTTTGCTATTTGTGGAATTCTTAATCAGAGTGTTtttatcacctaattagtatgATGGGAGAGAAGGAAAGGTGGCAGagatatttgattattaatataGACAAGAGAGCCCGAttccaaaaactttttatgataTCGAATAAACTGGCATTCAGCTATTAGCTATATCAGCCAACGCTATGTTATATTCCTTTAATGCGAATAAAGTtggaattaaattaataaattttcaaagaatttgtgttattaatttaatttaaaaaagttattatttgtagGAAACTTTCAATAATTGTAAACATCATGTCAATAATCGGAATGTTAGCATTTACATTTGCGGTAGcatcagaaaataaattgtttgtgtATTTATCTGCCATGGTGTTTGGGTAAGTTCATTCATTTGTTGAGGGcccaaaatacaatttaaatgtaaaaaattcaaattttagattCTTTTCAAGCAGCTATATGGTTGTGGGATGTGAAACAGGAGTTGAATTAACATACCCTGAAAGTGAATTTAATTCATCAGGTTTATTATTTGGAGCATCGTTTATAACGGGTGGAGTTTTTACATTATTACTTACTTTTATTTTGGAGACAACTAGTGAGTTTTGGTCCAATATATGTATGGTCGTGTTGTTGATAATTGGAACTGTGTTTACAATATTAACACGTAATGTGCGTAAGCGTCAAGCAGCTTTACAACCATCGATTTTCAATCTAAATGTGAATGACAcctaaaaaattgtatgatttcgatatttttcgacgattgttattttacagtaaacggaaattaataaaatatattttcggaAGTTATAGAATGAACACTATATAATCGAATGTCCTAATGGGCTTATATTTTAGTCCAAATTAGATTTATAGCTAAagtttctatatattattatatctatgaatatttttgtaatatacataGTGAGAGATCATAAGTAATTTAACATTTagtacttttacaaaaattattaagaattattcAATACGAtgtgaaattgttttatttgaataaagatttattattattaatttttattcagtaTGAACCTAATAATTTAGAGTTAATTTTTTACCCACCGTTCTCCCATTGTGTTTGGTATTTTCACCAACCATCCCCTATTTTGATATTAAGTTCTTAAAACGgatctttttacccgactgtgccgcgcaaaggagtggtaatgtgttaaTCAGTCTATGAACACATTACAAGTTCAGTGCGTCGCATTTAACCTAAATACCCCataatattttcgttattttcgaGAATATCGAttagaaattttgcacagtcgtacataatatgttacgaaattcaaagaagaagcagtgttaaatgttcagtggatcaataatatgaattgttaagatgaatattttcagctacatatatatgtacgtatatgatttttgacaattaaattacaataatcttttttttatataaatgagtacattttccaattttaatttagcgataacttaaaatcctgtcattttcatgacttgtggcCATGGAAACTATTATTCAGAATGCTGAATGACTGAAACTATCATTCCCCAAGaactttaaactttatttaaatttgaacaaattgttcaaatgaaaatacgtaTATGTGCGATTTTCATTGAAGTGTACTTACAGTCTCCCCCTCAAAAGCTATTCAAATTATCATTTATGACGgactttgacttatataaagtacacacaaatttgaaataaatgcaaatatttaatttcataacaaaaatatttatttacattattaatcTTATCCcttgaaaacaatcaattatgtaaataataaaataatacgagATACAAGGGATAAGAATcattaataatgtaaataaagtttatattttcgggaataaaatttgtttttatcatttaaacaaTAGAAGATCTATCTGATTATATCTTGATTGCAAATTTATTTAGGGTAAAACGGGGTATTAGTGATAACTTaagaaaaaagttcaataaaacTTGGGGTATTCTCCTAATAATTctagatttttgaaataaaaaataataacaaccttagtgtaatagaaaaattaaatgaaataaaataaccgATAAGAGACAACGTGGTCGGCAAAACCGGATTGATTATAATACCGATCAAATACGACTTAGATATAATTTACGAATATAATCTTTGGTAGGTTTATACTTGGGAATTCTTAGTTATATCAAATTCCAAACGTCTTGTCATGGTCGTAATAATTACAAAGAAGGCATTTGTTTTATATGTCTGTATCCGATGAATATGTATCCTGCAATACTTTGTTCTCGTTTACGTTAGAAACTATAAAGATTTACTTTTCTTAGACtttttgatatttctatttTGTTACCATTGCTGCACATATTACCGGTTACTATGACTGGTATTGTCATAATTTATATActgtttgtaaaccatatcgttagccatatatattattagcagtaagaagagttcttatGGACGTTCGTATGTATAAAATCAAGAGagattgtatatgtatatatgcatGAACCCAGCCGGTCAATATCTTGAAGTTGTACACATGCAATAACAATTACACACAGTAACACATAACCATAATATCCAATAcacattccctctttgttttatacataagaaagtccataaaagattttcttacttcatatattttatatggctaacgagatagcttacaatcggagtatatttttttaatgatttttctctTAAACCtatataacaacaaattttcaaagaataataGTTACAAagctaaaattatattcaactatagcttaaaattatgaataaagaaAAACGGTAAGCTTTTCTTTCTTAAAGTAATCGGTTAATTATCATTATctgatatcaaaatattataataatttggtaTTAAAACAGTAATTGCTTTTTGTCATCACACGGTACGGTCATTATATACGTTCGCTCCCGAGGCCgtgctaatttttattttggcgtTGGCGAACGATATTATCAGCTAAGCGAGATTAGACGCTTTTACCCTATGCTTACTTACACCAGTCAACGAGTAAATGAATTTGGGAATAATTTGAAAGctgaaaattaaaactttttattatgtgCCGTTTAAAATTAACTAGGTTTGTCCATTTGAATATATTCGCCCATCACAGTCATAAACCCGAACGTCATCCTAAAATGGAATTTTGGATAAACGAGTCAAATTTGgttctatatataaaattaatcctgcaaataaaattaatcaaaaatttgaaaaatgtggcataaatcaagaaaaatttgacaaaaatatgCGTGTATAGTACATACAATACAacttgtataacaattttcagctgcagtaaattcatttaaataccactgCAATCATAACTGAATCTTATTCATTAATTGTACATACATGAGCTGTACTGACCAGTtctgttctaacatttaactgGCTGACTatcataaatgttatttatatgcaatatacaatctgtataataatttatagctttattcaattcatttaaataccatggAAATTATAAACGTTTCGATAACATATGTCTGATCCTTGTTCAATCGTTTGCTTGACTGACCACAGTATGTGTgagtacacaactactataaccaatcttTAAATGATCAGATTTAGGATCTCTCCTATTATAACTCGGATATCGCatacttttaaagatttttatatttcgatTTCCTACCtttttttatgcgtaatatttTCGTAATGTGCTTGTAAAATTTAAGactacttaaattttaaattgggaATTTCTAAATAAGCTGGCCTATTAttttctaatcaatattttgtaatcagccaaaaattttcattgtgcAACACAAAagcaatttcaattaattttcaatactataaatataaaaaaatcatttttcctaTCTGTTcacaaatatatttgaaaagtggaaTTATAATACCAACAAACATTAGTCGTTatgaattcaattattataacagaaaaatcgaaatcggaaacTTATAAAACTTACAAGCGACGATgggttatgttatttattttttctgcactttattttacaaatgcGGCACAATGGGTGCAATATTCAATAATTggaaatattattaagaaatattataatattaatacaattatGGTTAATATGACATCCGTAGTGTATTTACTCCCGTATTTGCCATTAATCGTGCCTGCATCCTATGTTATCGATAAAAaggtaattaatttttccataattatagttttaattttctattttcatttttgaaaaaaaatattataggtaGCAGAGAGGTATTTAATTAGAGCCTAGAAGAAatctcgaaaatgaaaaatttttaaaattatctctttTCTTATTTCAGAGAAAGAAATTCCGTATTCAATTAAACCAAATTATTGACACATTTATTTGCAATATTAGATAATTATTAACTCTTTGGAGCTCATACAACcaacattttgtatttatacatTCATTGTATTTTCATACAGGGTATACGATTTACACTACTCTTAGCAGCAAGTGGTAATTTCATTGGATCgttgttaaaagtattttcgGCACATCCAAATCTATTTTTTCTTGGATTATTTGGCCAAACAATATCATCTGTTGCACAAGTATTTTTGCTAAGTATGCCACCAAAATTAGCTGGAATATGGTTTGATGCAAATCAAATAAGCCTGGCGTGCACAATTGGTATACTTGCATCTGAATTAGGCATAGgagcaagttttttatttacaccgATTGTTGTTCGCGATCATGCAAATATGAACGAAATtggaaatgatttatttatgctATTTTTGATTGTTGGAATAGCTACTTTTACTATTCTAGTATTAACTATTTTATGTGAGTATTTTTGTTGAATCATTATATCACTAGTCGTTGACTGCGACATCGTTGGTATTTATATCTTACCCTCTCTAAATTTCTTAAGACAgtatttgcaatatttcaaatttttttgtttcggatcaTTACAAAGGATAGAATTGTGCCAACCAGGGTGTCGTGTTTTTTGTAGCCCCCACTTCACTtcgaagaattttaatttttttcaataaaattttttaattatattttttaaatgtcaattttacaaaatttaaaaaacctccgacaattttttcgagtacggaaccccaagctcgtatttgaaacatatatctaagaacactctctatttaattatctttttcttgAAGTCCTCTccaaaatgaaccgattttaaagtTAATCGCTCATTTAAATATCCTAAatgaaaatcgattcatccgtttaggtgctacgatgccacagacagacagacagacccacatctagcggtcaaatttataacaccctttttttggttcgggggttaaaaaatggctacaaaaatacaaaaatgtttttcatttttttatatccttATTTGAAACTACAATTTAGGCTTCTAGATCAGAATACCCCCCTTATCTCTTTGGTAGAAATCTATTAAAGTTTCATTCGTATATCATTTGGTGCCAATGTCTTCTCCTCTAATATAAATGAAAGTACTTGAAATGTTGTAGCgaaattatatatcattatCAAATAagcattcattttaaaaaaaccttttatcaacattttttgtagttttcCAAGAAGAACCTCTTACACCTCCAAGTGaagcacaaaaattaaaatctcaaGAAAGCTCGAATACAATCAAATCTTTTAAAGCTTTATTAATCAATCCACCATTTGTGATGTTAATGTTTGCTTTTGCTATAAATATCGGAATTTTGAACAGTGTTAATTCATTGTTAAATCCAATACTACTACTACATTTCCAAACTGTATGTACCTAGTTTAAGTTGAAAGTCTTTTTTCAAgcttagttttattaattttatattcttttttaaagaaTGGTGAACGATTGGCTGGTAATGTTGGAGTAATTTGTGTTGTGTTTGGAGTTTTgggttgttttatttttggaatactTTTAGACAAGACTAAAAAATTCAAGTAAGTAAATCTGTACCTAGTATTAATTATCAGAAAATTCATTCAGGAACCAAAAACCAAGAAGGGCACTGTAGAAAAGAGATATACCTAAAGGGAAATGTTGCAATAACTCGTGTTTTCCTTCTTAATTATAATCCTGCATTAATAATCCGTATTAATCGGGTTCTTtcggttttatttacttatttttagttCACAATTAGTATAttattatggtggaagcgcaaggaaggtcgtagataattttaattattattaatatagaaGAAATCCGAAGGCATAAACCGATTATGGCATCGAAAAACTCACAATCGCGTTAAATTTATAGCCCACTTTTTAGCACGGGGACCATGAATTTTCAAAGtatttagttaaattatttaatttcaataagttATAATTTGCAGAGAACTTTCAGTAATTGTTTATGTCATGTCAGTAATCGGAATGTTAGCATTTACATTTGCGGTAGcatcagaaaataaaatatttatatatttatctgcCATGGTGTATGGGTAAGACACTCATTTTTTAAGCgcctaaaaaatgaattaaatgaaacaaaatttttagattttcaagcAGCTATTTGGTTGTGGGATGTGAAACAGGCGTTGAATTAACATACCCCGAAAGTGAATTTAATTCATCAGGATTATTATTTGGTATATCATTTACAACAGGTggaatttttacattattatttactttcattctGGAAACCACTAGTGATTTCTGGTCCAATATGGTCATGGTTATATTACTGACTATTGGAACTGTGTTGACAATATGTACACGTAACGTTTGTAAACGCCAAGACGCTTTACGACCatacaatttaaatgaaaatgtgaatcagaaaattgaaaaattttaaggcTTTTTTCGATATTCTTCAgtgaatgaatgtttttacaGTGAATTTCTTGGCTTATATTTTAGCCCAGATAATATTTCTGGCTTCATCTCTTagaccattttttatttatgaatatttaattattaaaacataagtTTTCAAGATCTGCACTTGTCAAACATTTCCTTGGAAGTATTTGAAGTAATACTTTACAtcttattgtataaaaatgagTAAATATGGAAGGGATATCAAGCGATTTAAACTTGCGAAGTTCTGAAAACGGATTTCTTTTCGTATTTTGGATAGTACTAGCAATTTTCTGGACCCTTCTTTTTCTAGAGGTTTTTCTAAGCCTCGCGTGGAACAAGAGTCAGGAAGGTGACAAATGGTTGATCACATTGACAAAAAGTTAATAATGCGAACAAAAGAAAGgcaactttttataaatagacaatgattttaaaataaaacttgtcactaaaatgtatgaaataaaaataaataattaaaaaaacaatatatgtgtgtttgtacACTCTGTGCCACAAAAAACGCAAGGATTTACAAGGGACTCTTCGGCTGGATttttgcaactcaattttgaaggaGATATCTTTAATCGATTGAGTTGAAATGCATGCCTATGTAATGACAAAGCATTTTTATGGTGAGCATTACCTGATTTTCTCATCTCTCCCATCATAATtgatatagatatattttttaattaaaaattaaaaattttaactaaaaatacttTCTGAGgaataagcttttattgtactcaaaagtagaaaacaattttttctatgcGACATttacgactatttgtaaaagtttgtaaaaatgatttcccatttttgagtacaataaaagcttgtcccttgaagatatttttatttctattggaAAATCAAAAGGTGAGCTTTTGCTATAAGACCAAGACCAAGGTCATCGATTATCTTGcccataaaaaatgtattacctGATTTTATCGGAAAATATACTGTGGTAAGCAATTAAATCGTACCTTTTAGATTGTatctaaactttttaatttccttaTGTCTAGAGAAATTACAAGCAAAATTCACATGGCTTAAGACTTTATTTGATGCTAAAAGTGAAAACTTAATCTGATCTCCCAATTCCCCTTCGtcatatttgaaaaatcattgtttttataTGCCGATTGCGTGAAAAAGTATGGAGAAGTGACTCTGTGGATGCTGTGTACGTTATCACTTGTAACTGCGCCCTAAGATTTTAGGAAACTTTTAGGGTAAAATTTGGTTAATCAGATagttctcaaaaactaaaattaaattcctttaaggatgtacgagtgtCAGagcaattttgtataaaaggttTGCCAAGGCAAGTTCAATCACAAGTCtgaacttgccttggcgctgtttaaatatttattttggtaaaataatgtttattttggaataaaactaataaaaatttaattatctataaaaagaaaatcCTTGAATAAAATCTGATATCGAATGAAACAATCCTTTGAAAAGTACGAAAGCTTGTACTGATAATCACACAGGCCAATATAcctaataaacataaaattgtttgtCTAGAGAAATTAAggacaacaataaaaaattgttctatCAATGGAATATATTTATGTACTTTGTAAAATCAATCAAGGTAATTTTTCAGTttacttattttgtaattttttgaattgataagagaataaaaataatatttacctacattgtcaattttaaatacCACTTCATAACATATTGATAAAATTCTTACCCATTGTTTTGTAAAGTGATCAGTGACTTTCAAAACATTTCCAGCACACAATGAAACGTTTTTTCGAATACACAATGaaacttctttattttttatctaatcaattttataatcgaTTTgccaaaatgtatttttctcgCTAAATAAGAATTTAACTAAGTTAAAAAGTTGATACACATGCTATAACATAAAGGATGCACAcgctattataacataattaaagcaagaacattattataccatgtatacatgaaatatacatagtatattaagtttagtcctaagtttgcaacgcttaaaattattgatgctacgaaaaaaattttggtataggtgttcatagaatcatctaattagtccatttttggttgtccgtccgtccgcccgtctgtctgtgaacacgatgacacaaaaacgaaaaaagatatcaagctgaaattttaaagcagctcaggacgtaaaaagtgaggtcgaattcgtaaatgagcaacataggtccattgggtcttgggtcctaaggacccatcttgtaaaccttggagatagaacaaaagtttaagtataaaaaatgttctttatca from Chrysoperla carnea chromosome 2, inChrCarn1.1, whole genome shotgun sequence includes these protein-coding regions:
- the LOC123293990 gene encoding uncharacterized MFS-type transporter C09D4.1-like; this encodes MVNMTSVVYLLPYLPLIVPASYVIDKKGIRFTLLLAASGNFIGSLLKVFSAHPNLFFLGLFGQTISSVAQVFLLSMPPKLAGIWFDANQISLACTIGILASELGIGASFLFTPIVVRDHANMNEIGNDLFMLFLIVGIATFTILVLTILFFQEEPLTPPSEAQKLKSQESSNTIKSFKALLINPPFVMLMFAFAINIGILNSVNSLLNPILLLHFQTNGERLAGNVGVICVVFGVLGCFIFGILLDKTKKFKELSVIVYVMSVIGMLAFTFAVASENKIFIYLSAMVYGFSSSYLVVGCETGVELTYPESEFNSSGLLFGISFTTGGIFTLLFTFILETTSDFWSNMVMVILLTIGTVLTICTRNVCKRQDALRPYNLNENVNQKIEKF
- the LOC123292806 gene encoding uncharacterized MFS-type transporter C09D4.1-like, which codes for MTSVVYLLPYLPLIVPASYVTNKKGIRFTLLLAASGNFIGSLLKVFSAHPNLFLLGLLGQTISSVAQVFLLSMPPKLAGIWFDANQISIACTIGIVGSELGVGASCLFTPMIVQDHENIDDIGHDLFMLFLIVAIATFVMLVFTIFFFQEEPLIPPSEAQKLKYEGISNTIKSFKALLTNPPFVMLLFAFAIFDGILNSVNALLNPTLLPHFQNNGERLAGYVGVIWVVFGIFGCIVFGLILDKTKKFKKLSIIVNIMSIIGMLAFTFAVASENKLFVYLSAMVFGFFSSSYMVVGCETGVELTYPESEFNSSGLLFGASFITGGVFTLLLTFILETTSEFWSNICMVVLLIIGTVFTILTRNVRKRQAALQPSIFNLNVNDT